One segment of Actinomycetota bacterium DNA contains the following:
- the rpmB gene encoding 50S ribosomal protein L28, with product MPAVCEICGKSPYFSKQLSHSHRRTNRRWDPNIQTVHPVISGNRKRMHVCTSCLKAGKVPTGR from the coding sequence ATGCCAGCCGTCTGTGAGATCTGCGGGAAGTCACCGTACTTCTCCAAGCAGCTCAGCCACTCGCACCGCCGGACCAACCGGCGTTGGGACCCGAACATCCAGACCGTGCACCCGGTCATCAGCGGGAACCGCAAGCGGATGCACGTCTGCACCTCCTGCCTCAAGGCAGGCAAGGTCCCCACCGGGCGCTGA